In a genomic window of Sphingomonas lutea:
- the rplN gene encoding 50S ribosomal protein L14, which yields MIQMQSNLDVADNSGAKRVQCIKVLGGSKRRVAGVGDIIVVSVKEAAPRGRVKKGDVHRAVIVRTAKDIRRPDGSVIRFDSNAAVLVNKNEEPIGTRIFGPVVRELRARKHMKIISLAPEVL from the coding sequence ATGATCCAGATGCAGTCCAACCTGGACGTCGCTGACAACAGCGGGGCCAAGCGCGTCCAGTGCATCAAGGTGCTGGGCGGCTCCAAGCGCCGCGTTGCCGGCGTTGGCGACATCATCGTCGTCAGCGTCAAGGAAGCCGCGCCGCGCGGCCGCGTGAAGAAGGGTGACGTGCATCGCGCGGTCATCGTCCGTACGGCCAAGGATATCCGCCGTCCCGACGGTTCGGTGATCCGGTTCGATTCCAACGCCGCTGTGCTGGTCAACAAGAACGAGGAGCCGATCGGCACCCGTATCTTCGGCCCGGTGGTGCGCGAACTTCGCGCCCGCAAGCACATGAAGATCATCAGCCTTGCACCGGAGGTGTTGTAA
- the rplR gene encoding 50S ribosomal protein L18: MANLSLFDRRRRRVRTALRARSSGKPRLSVHRSGRHIYAQVIDDAAGKTLAAASTLDKNLKGKTGATRDGAAAVGKALAERAKKAGVSSVVFDRGGFLFHGRVKALAEAAREGGLEF, from the coding sequence ATGGCCAACCTCTCCCTCTTCGATCGCCGCCGCCGCCGAGTCCGGACCGCGCTTCGTGCGCGTTCCTCGGGCAAGCCGCGGCTGTCCGTCCATCGTTCGGGCCGGCACATCTACGCGCAGGTCATTGACGACGCCGCGGGGAAGACCCTCGCTGCGGCTTCGACCCTCGACAAGAATCTCAAGGGCAAGACCGGTGCGACCCGTGACGGGGCTGCCGCCGTCGGCAAGGCACTGGCCGAGCGGGCGAAGAAGGCCGGCGTGTCGAGCGTCGTGTTCGATCGTGGCGGCTTTCTGTTCCATGGCCGGGTGAAGGCCCTCGCCGAAGCTGCGCGCGAAGGCGGACTGGAGTTTTAA
- the rpmC gene encoding 50S ribosomal protein L29 produces MAAKKAKTKDDLKVATDDQLQSQLIELKREQFNLRFQAATNQLEKPSRVREVRRTIARIRTLQHQRTKSQAAGA; encoded by the coding sequence ATGGCTGCCAAGAAGGCCAAGACCAAGGACGACCTGAAGGTCGCGACCGACGACCAGCTGCAGTCGCAGCTGATCGAGCTCAAGCGTGAGCAGTTCAACCTACGCTTCCAGGCCGCGACCAACCAGCTCGAGAAGCCGAGCCGGGTGCGCGAGGTGCGCCGCACCATCGCCCGCATCCGCACGCTTCAGCACCAGCGCACCAAGTCGCAAGCCGCCGGCGCGTAA
- the rplO gene encoding 50S ribosomal protein L15: protein MKLNELKDNDGARKGRMRVGRGIGSGKGKTAGRGYKGAKSRSGVSIAGFEGGQMPLHMRIPKRGFNNIFARDYAEVNLGAIQKMIDAGKLDAKGTLDHDALKAAGLARGGKDGVRVLGKGELKAKLNLKVAGASKGAREAIEKAGGSVEIIERKNPAELAAAKKGKVREARLAGQSAKGAKA, encoded by the coding sequence ATGAAACTGAACGAACTCAAGGACAATGATGGCGCCCGCAAGGGCCGGATGCGCGTCGGCCGCGGTATCGGCTCGGGCAAGGGCAAGACCGCGGGCCGTGGCTACAAGGGCGCCAAGTCGCGCTCGGGCGTCAGCATCGCCGGCTTCGAAGGCGGCCAGATGCCGCTCCACATGCGCATCCCGAAGCGCGGCTTCAACAACATCTTCGCGCGCGATTATGCTGAGGTGAACCTGGGCGCGATCCAGAAGATGATCGACGCCGGCAAGCTCGACGCCAAGGGCACGCTCGACCATGACGCGCTCAAGGCTGCCGGCCTGGCGCGCGGCGGCAAGGACGGCGTTCGCGTGCTCGGCAAGGGCGAGCTCAAGGCCAAGCTGAACCTCAAGGTCGCCGGCGCGTCGAAGGGCGCGCGCGAAGCGATCGAAAAGGCCGGCGGTTCGGTCGAAATCATCGAGCGCAAGAATCCGGCGGAACTCGCCGCGGCCAAGAAGGGCAAGGTCCGCGAAGCGCGCCTGGCCGGCCAGTCCGCGAAGGGCGCGAAGGCCTGA
- the rplE gene encoding 50S ribosomal protein L5 has protein sequence MTEKFGYKNRLEVPRLEKIVINMGVGEATQDKKKVETAAAEMQQISGQKPVITKAKKSIAQFKLREGMPIGCKVTLRRDRMFEFLDRLVTIALPRVRDFRGLNPKSFDGRGNYAMGLKEQIIFPEINYDQIDKVRGMDVIVTTTAKTDEEARELLRLFNFPFPVEAEEKQAA, from the coding sequence ATGACCGAGAAGTTCGGCTACAAGAACCGTCTCGAGGTTCCCAGGCTCGAAAAGATCGTCATCAACATGGGCGTTGGCGAAGCGACCCAGGACAAGAAGAAGGTCGAGACCGCGGCTGCCGAAATGCAGCAGATCTCGGGCCAGAAGCCCGTGATCACCAAGGCCAAGAAGTCGATCGCCCAGTTCAAGCTGCGCGAAGGCATGCCGATCGGCTGCAAGGTCACCCTGCGCCGCGACCGCATGTTCGAATTCCTGGACCGGCTGGTCACGATCGCGCTGCCGCGCGTTCGCGACTTCCGCGGGCTCAACCCTAAGTCGTTCGACGGCCGTGGCAATTACGCCATGGGCCTCAAGGAACAGATCATCTTCCCCGAGATCAACTACGATCAGATCGACAAGGTCCGGGGCATGGATGTGATCGTCACCACCACCGCGAAGACGGATGAAGAAGCGCGCGAACTGCTGCGCCTGTTCAACTTTCCGTTCCCCGTGGAAGCAGAGGAAAAGCAGGCCGCCTAA
- the rplP gene encoding 50S ribosomal protein L16 has translation MLQPKRTKFRKAFKGRIHGNAKGGTELNFGAFGLKAMEPERITARQIEAARRAITRHIKRSGRLWIRIFPDVPVSSKPAEVRMGSGKGSPEFWVARVKPGRILFELDGVPGYLAKTAFERAAEKLPIKTKVVARLGETLAGEEK, from the coding sequence ATGTTGCAGCCTAAGCGCACCAAATTCCGCAAGGCCTTCAAGGGCCGGATCCACGGCAACGCCAAGGGCGGGACCGAGCTCAACTTCGGCGCCTTCGGCCTCAAGGCGATGGAGCCCGAGCGGATCACCGCGCGCCAGATCGAAGCGGCCCGTCGCGCGATCACGCGTCACATCAAGCGTTCGGGTCGTTTGTGGATCCGCATCTTCCCGGACGTGCCCGTGTCGTCGAAGCCCGCCGAAGTCCGCATGGGCTCGGGTAAGGGCAGTCCCGAATTCTGGGTCGCCCGCGTCAAGCCGGGCCGCATCCTGTTCGAGCTCGACGGAGTCCCCGGCTATCTCGCCAAGACCGCGTTCGAGCGGGCGGCGGAGAAGCTGCCGATCAAGACCAAGGTCGTCGCCCGGCTCGGCGAGACCCTGGCGGGAGAGGAAAAGTAA
- the rplX gene encoding 50S ribosomal protein L24 has protein sequence MAAAKIRKGDRVVVLSGKDKGKTGEVIRSMPKEMKVVVSGVNVHARHRKPSQVNPQGGIERKEAPLHVSNVAIADPKSGKATRVRFEERDGKKVRVAAKSGELIHG, from the coding sequence ATGGCTGCCGCTAAGATCCGCAAGGGCGACCGCGTCGTCGTCCTGTCGGGCAAGGACAAGGGCAAGACGGGTGAAGTCATCCGCTCGATGCCCAAGGAAATGAAGGTCGTCGTGTCGGGCGTGAACGTCCACGCGCGCCATCGCAAGCCGTCGCAGGTCAACCCGCAAGGGGGGATCGAGCGCAAGGAAGCACCGCTTCACGTGTCCAACGTTGCCATTGCCGACCCCAAGTCGGGCAAGGCGACCCGCGTCCGCTTTGAAGAGCGTGACGGCAAGAAGGTCCGTGTCGCCGCCAAGTCTGGAGAGCTGATCCATGGCTGA
- the secY gene encoding preprotein translocase subunit SecY, which produces MASAAEQLASSISFSSFSKATELKKRLWFTLGALILFRLLSFIPVPGIDPAAMQSLYQTQSGGILDVFNTFSGGALERFSIIALGVMPYITASIVVQLGATLYGPWQALRKEGETGRKKLNQYTRYLTVAITLVQGYLAVRGLETQSVRQGIQAVVMPGTLFVVAGTISLVGGTMFLMWIGEQITSRGIGNGVSLIIMAGIVAGLPQGIAQLLEGGRTGSLSATFIVGLVVLAAVLVLFICFVERAQRRVLIQYPKRQTARGMQQERSHLPIKLNTAGVIPPIFASSLLLMPLTVLQWAGSSASPDGGAGDWLITASSYLQNGSPVYLTLYGLGIAFFCFFYTAVQFNSEETAENLKRHGGFIPGIRPGKATEEYFDYLLNRITVVGAAYLVLICLIPEILLTQSGLALALGGTSLLIVVNVTMDTVSQIQSHLIAHQYGDLIKKAKLKTSPRRR; this is translated from the coding sequence ATGGCATCCGCAGCCGAACAACTTGCCTCCAGCATCAGCTTTTCAAGCTTCTCCAAGGCGACCGAGCTCAAGAAACGGCTGTGGTTCACGCTCGGCGCGCTGATCCTCTTCCGCTTGCTGTCGTTTATCCCCGTGCCGGGCATCGATCCGGCCGCGATGCAATCGCTTTACCAGACGCAAAGCGGCGGCATCCTTGACGTCTTCAACACCTTTTCCGGCGGCGCGCTCGAACGTTTCTCGATCATCGCGCTTGGCGTCATGCCCTACATCACGGCGTCGATCGTCGTGCAGCTCGGCGCCACGCTCTACGGACCGTGGCAGGCGCTGCGCAAGGAAGGCGAAACGGGGCGCAAGAAGCTCAACCAATATACCCGCTACCTGACCGTCGCGATCACGCTCGTGCAGGGCTATCTGGCGGTGCGCGGCCTCGAAACCCAGTCGGTCCGGCAAGGCATCCAGGCGGTGGTCATGCCGGGCACCCTGTTCGTCGTTGCTGGCACCATCAGCTTGGTCGGCGGCACCATGTTCTTGATGTGGATCGGTGAGCAGATCACCAGCCGCGGGATTGGCAATGGCGTGTCGCTGATCATCATGGCCGGGATCGTCGCCGGCCTGCCGCAGGGCATTGCGCAGCTCCTCGAAGGGGGGCGAACGGGGTCCCTTAGCGCCACCTTCATCGTCGGCCTCGTCGTGCTTGCGGCCGTGCTCGTCCTCTTCATCTGCTTTGTCGAACGCGCCCAGCGGCGCGTGTTGATCCAATATCCCAAGCGCCAGACCGCACGGGGGATGCAGCAGGAGCGCTCGCACCTGCCGATCAAGCTCAATACCGCGGGCGTCATCCCGCCGATCTTCGCCTCGTCGCTCCTGCTTATGCCGCTGACGGTGCTGCAATGGGCCGGCAGCAGCGCCTCGCCCGATGGCGGCGCCGGCGACTGGCTGATCACGGCCAGCAGCTATCTGCAAAACGGGTCGCCGGTCTATCTGACGCTGTACGGCCTCGGCATTGCCTTCTTCTGCTTCTTTTACACCGCGGTGCAGTTCAACAGCGAGGAAACTGCCGAGAATCTGAAGCGCCACGGCGGCTTCATCCCCGGCATCCGCCCGGGCAAGGCGACCGAGGAATATTTCGACTATCTCCTCAATCGCATCACGGTTGTCGGTGCCGCTTATCTGGTGCTGATCTGCCTCATTCCGGAAATCCTGCTGACCCAGTCCGGGCTGGCGCTGGCGCTCGGGGGCACCAGCCTGCTCATCGTCGTCAACGTGACGATGGATACCGTCAGCCAGATACAGAGCCACTTGATCGCACACCAATATGGCGACCTGATCAAGAAGGCGAAGCTCAAGACTTCGCCGCGCCGGCGCTAG
- the rpsH gene encoding 30S ribosomal protein S8 produces MAMTDPLGDMLTRIRNGQSAKKDSILTPASKLRANVLDVLQREGYIRGYTEEELAGQKGLRIELKYFEGQPAIHHLARVSKPGRRVYSAAKELPHIRNGLGTIIVSTPRGVLSDAEAREQNVGGEVLAEVF; encoded by the coding sequence ATGGCAATGACCGATCCCCTGGGCGATATGCTCACCCGCATCCGCAACGGCCAGTCGGCGAAGAAGGATTCGATCCTGACGCCGGCGTCGAAGCTGCGCGCCAACGTGCTCGATGTGCTTCAGCGCGAAGGCTATATCCGCGGCTATACGGAAGAAGAGCTGGCCGGCCAGAAGGGCCTTCGCATCGAGCTCAAATATTTTGAAGGGCAGCCCGCGATCCATCATCTGGCGCGCGTGTCGAAGCCCGGTCGCCGTGTCTATTCGGCCGCCAAGGAGCTGCCGCACATCCGCAACGGCCTCGGCACGATCATCGTGTCGACCCCGCGAGGCGTGCTGTCGGACGCCGAGGCGCGCGAGCAGAATGTCGGCGGCGAAGTGCTGGCGGAGGTATTCTAA
- the rpsC gene encoding 30S ribosomal protein S3, with protein sequence MGQKTSPVGLRLQINRTWDSRWFAEGQDYGRLLLEDLKIRRFIIDKLPQAAISKVVIERPAKTCRISIYAARPGVIIGKKGADIEKLKKELGRMTSSEVSLNIVEIRKPEVDAKLVAQGVADQLERRIAFRRAMKRAVQSALRLGAEGIRITCAGRLGGAEIARTEWYREGRVPLHTLRGNVDYAEATAHTAYGVCGVKVWVFKGEILGHDPLAQDRLMMEAQTSGVRPAREERGNR encoded by the coding sequence ATGGGTCAGAAAACCTCTCCTGTCGGGCTGCGTTTGCAGATCAACCGTACCTGGGACAGCCGCTGGTTCGCGGAAGGCCAGGATTACGGCCGCCTGCTGCTCGAAGATCTCAAGATCCGCCGCTTCATCATCGACAAGCTGCCCCAGGCGGCGATCTCGAAGGTGGTGATCGAGCGTCCGGCCAAGACCTGCCGCATTTCCATCTATGCCGCGCGCCCGGGCGTGATCATCGGCAAGAAGGGCGCGGACATCGAGAAGCTCAAGAAAGAGCTCGGCCGCATGACGAGCTCGGAAGTGAGCCTGAACATCGTCGAGATCCGCAAGCCCGAAGTCGACGCCAAGCTCGTCGCCCAGGGCGTCGCCGACCAGCTCGAGCGTCGTATCGCCTTCCGCCGCGCCATGAAGCGCGCGGTCCAGTCAGCGCTTCGCCTCGGTGCCGAAGGCATCCGGATCACCTGTGCCGGCCGTCTCGGCGGCGCGGAAATCGCGCGCACCGAATGGTACCGCGAGGGCCGCGTTCCGCTGCACACGCTGCGCGGTAACGTCGATTATGCCGAAGCCACCGCGCACACCGCTTACGGTGTCTGCGGGGTCAAGGTGTGGGTCTTCAAGGGCGAGATTCTCGGCCATGACCCGCTCGCTCAGGACCGGCTGATGATGGAGGCTCAGACCTCCGGCGTCCGTCCGGCGCGCGAAGAACGCGGCAACCGGTAA
- the rpmD gene encoding 50S ribosomal protein L30 gives MAQEKAKTIKITQTGSPIRRDKTQRATLVGLGLNKLHRTVEVEATSEVMGQVRKVAHLLTVEGA, from the coding sequence ATGGCCCAGGAAAAAGCCAAGACGATCAAGATCACGCAGACCGGTTCGCCCATCCGCCGCGACAAGACGCAGCGCGCGACGCTCGTCGGTCTCGGCCTCAACAAGCTGCACCGCACGGTGGAGGTGGAGGCCACATCCGAAGTTATGGGGCAGGTGCGTAAGGTAGCGCACCTGTTGACCGTCGAGGGAGCTTAG
- the rpsN gene encoding 30S ribosomal protein S14 produces MAKLSSINKNERRKKLVQKHAAKYAKLKAVADDKSADDTERLIARLKMAEIPRNGNPTRVRNRCELTGRSRAYYRKFRLSRIMLRELANKGLIPGVTKSSW; encoded by the coding sequence ATGGCGAAACTGAGTTCGATCAATAAGAACGAGCGGCGCAAGAAGCTCGTTCAGAAGCACGCGGCGAAGTACGCGAAGCTGAAGGCGGTCGCGGACGACAAGTCGGCGGACGATACCGAGCGGCTGATCGCGCGGCTGAAGATGGCGGAGATTCCCCGCAACGGGAATCCGACGCGCGTCCGCAACCGCTGTGAGCTGACCGGCCGCAGCCGCGCATATTACCGCAAGTTCCGTCTGTCGCGGATCATGCTTCGGGAACTGGCCAACAAGGGCCTGATCCCCGGCGTGACCAAGTCGAGCTGGTAG
- the rpsE gene encoding 30S ribosomal protein S5: MQDETQTKDAGTETAETAAPAAAEQVQAEQPVQAEEPRGRGPRGPRGPGGGRGRGGGDRGGRGRRDDRRGGRGGDDDGGEELIEKLVHINRVSKTVKGGKRFGFAALVVVGDGKGRAGFGHGKAREVPEAISKATAAAKKAMIRVPLRDGRTLHHDGLGHFGAGRVTIRTAPAGTGIIAGGPMRAIFESLGVHDVVTKSVGTSNPYNMIRATFEALKDQTSPRAVAQRRGKKVADLLGRGGASVAEAEAQAEATVE, translated from the coding sequence ATGCAAGACGAAACGCAGACCAAGGACGCCGGCACCGAAACGGCCGAAACCGCGGCTCCGGCTGCTGCCGAGCAGGTGCAGGCCGAACAGCCGGTCCAGGCCGAAGAGCCGCGTGGACGCGGTCCGCGCGGTCCTCGTGGGCCCGGCGGCGGGCGTGGCCGTGGCGGCGGTGATCGTGGCGGCCGCGGCCGTCGTGACGATCGCCGTGGCGGCCGTGGCGGCGACGACGATGGCGGTGAGGAGCTGATCGAAAAGCTCGTTCACATCAATCGCGTGTCCAAGACCGTGAAGGGCGGCAAGCGCTTCGGCTTTGCCGCGCTCGTCGTGGTCGGCGACGGCAAGGGCCGCGCCGGCTTCGGTCACGGCAAGGCGCGTGAAGTGCCGGAAGCGATCAGTAAGGCGACCGCCGCGGCGAAGAAGGCGATGATCCGCGTTCCGCTGCGCGACGGCCGCACGCTGCACCATGACGGCCTTGGCCATTTCGGCGCGGGCCGAGTGACGATCCGCACGGCGCCGGCGGGGACCGGAATCATCGCCGGCGGCCCGATGCGCGCGATTTTCGAAAGCCTTGGCGTCCACGACGTGGTCACCAAGTCGGTCGGGACATCCAACCCCTACAATATGATCCGCGCGACCTTCGAGGCCTTGAAGGATCAGACCAGCCCGCGCGCGGTTGCGCAGCGGCGCGGCAAGAAGGTCGCCGACCTGCTCGGCCGCGGCGGCGCCAGCGTTGCCGAAGCCGAGGCTCAGGCCGAAGCGACGGTGGAGTAA
- the rplF gene encoding 50S ribosomal protein L6, protein MSRIGKRPVPLPQGVTATTEGQILSVKGPKGTLQLQMRDEIAYEIGDDGILVKPANKTKEARAFWGMQRTLVDNLVVGVTEGFTKVLEITGVGYRAQAQGKNLRLQLGYSHDVNFPVPDGVEVKTPDQNTVEISGIDKQKVGQVAAEIRRWRKPEPYKGKGIKYRGEYIFRKEGKKK, encoded by the coding sequence ATGTCCCGTATCGGAAAACGCCCGGTGCCGCTGCCTCAGGGCGTGACGGCCACCACCGAAGGGCAAATCCTGTCGGTGAAGGGGCCCAAGGGCACCCTTCAGCTGCAGATGCGCGACGAAATCGCCTATGAAATCGGCGACGACGGCATCCTCGTGAAGCCGGCCAACAAGACCAAGGAAGCGCGCGCCTTCTGGGGCATGCAGCGGACGCTGGTCGACAATCTCGTCGTCGGCGTCACCGAGGGCTTCACCAAGGTGCTGGAAATCACCGGCGTCGGCTATCGCGCCCAGGCCCAGGGTAAGAACCTGCGCTTGCAGCTCGGCTACAGCCACGACGTCAACTTCCCGGTGCCGGACGGCGTCGAGGTCAAGACCCCCGACCAGAATACGGTCGAGATCAGCGGCATCGACAAGCAAAAGGTCGGCCAGGTCGCGGCCGAAATCCGCCGGTGGCGTAAGCCCGAGCCGTACAAGGGCAAGGGCATCAAGTATCGCGGCGAGTACATCTTCCGCAAAGAAGGCAAGAAGAAGTAA